Proteins from one Telopea speciosissima isolate NSW1024214 ecotype Mountain lineage chromosome 1, Tspe_v1, whole genome shotgun sequence genomic window:
- the LOC122667624 gene encoding importin subunit beta-1-like, which yields MAMEVTMMLLNAQSVDGTVRKHAEESLKQFQEQNLPSFLFSLSGELANEEKPVDSRKLAGLILKNALDAKEQHRKFELVQRWLALDSAVKAQIKSCLLQSLSSPVHEARSTASQVIAKVAGIELPHNQWPELIGALLSNIHQLPPHVKQATLETLGYLCEEVSPDVVDQDHVNKILTAVVQGMNSSEASNDVRLAATRALFNALGFAQANFSNDMERDYIMRVVCEATLSPEVKIRQAAFECLVSISSTYYEKLAPYIQDIFNITAKAVKEDEEPVALQAIEFWSSICDEEIDIIEEYGGEFSGDSDIPCFYFIKQALPALVPLLLETLLKQEEDQDQDEGAWNLAMAGGTCLGLVARTVGDDIVPLVMPFIQENITKPDWRQREAATYAFGSILEGPSPEKLTSIVNVALNFMLSALMKDPNNHVKDTTAWTLGRIFEFLHGSTMDTPIITHANCQQIITVLLQSMKDAPNVAEKACGALYFLAQGYEDIGSSSSPLTPFFQDIVQALLTVTHREDAGESRLRTAAYETLNEVVRCSTDETAPMVMQLVPIIMAELHQTLETQKLSSDEREKQNELQGLLCGCLQVMIQKLGGSEPTKYVFMQYVDQMMGLFLRVFACRSATVHEEAMLAIGALAYATGSDFVKYMPDFYKYLEMGLQNFEEYQVCAITVGVVGDICRALEDKILPYCDGIMTQLLKDLSSNQLHRSVKPPIFSCFGDIALAIGENFEKYLMYSMPMLQSAAELSVHASGADDETAEYTNLLRNGILEAYSGIFQGFKNSPKTQLLMPYAPHILQFLDSLYMEKDMDDVVMKTAIGVLGDLADTLGSNAGPLIQQSVSSRDLLTECLSSDDHLIKESAEWAKSAISRAISV from the exons ATGGCGATGGAAGTAACTATGATGCTTTTGAATGCACAATCGGTTGATGGTACTGTGCGGAAGCATGCAGAAGAAAGCCTGAAACAGTTCCAGGAGCAAAACCTTCCCAGTTTTCTGTTTTCTCTTTCTGGGGAGTTGGCGAATGAGGAGAAGCCGGTTGATAGCCGTAAATTAGCTGGTTTGATCCTCAAAAATGCATTGGATGCAAAAGAACAGCATAGGAAGTTTGAGCTTGTACAAAGATGGTTGGCATTGGACTCAGCTGTGAAGGCTCAGATCAAATCATGCTTGTTGcaatccctttcttctcctGTACATGAGGCGCGGTCAACTGCATCTCAAGTCATTGCAAAGGTTGCGGGTATTGAGTTGCCGCATAATCAGTGGCCTGAGTTGATAGGAGCACTTTTGTCCAACATTCACCAACTTCCACCTCATGTGAAGCAGGCCACTCTTGAAACTCTTGGTTACTTGTGTGAGGAAGTTTCTCCAGATGTGGTAGATCAAGATCATGTAAATAAGATACTTACAGCTGTGGTTCAGGGTATGAACTCTTCTGAGGCAAGCAATGATGTCAGGCTTGCTGCTACACGAGCATTGTTTAATGCTCTGGGCTTTGCTCAGGCAAATTTTTCCAATGACATGGAGCGAGACTATATCATGAGAGTTGTCTGTGAGGCAACCTTATCTCCCGAAGTGAAGATACGTCAGGCAGCATTTGAGTGCTTGGTCTCCATTTCGTCAACTTATTATGAGAAGCTAGCTCCTTACATACAGGACATTTTTAACATCACAGCAAAGGCAgtgaaagaagatgaagagccTGTTGCTCTTCAGGCAATTGAGTTTTGGAGCTCAATCTGTGATGAGGAGATAGATATCATAGAAGAATATGGAGGTGAATTCAGTGGTGACTCTGATATTCCATGCTTTTATTTTATCAAACAGGCACTACCTGCTCTTGTTCCTTTGCTATTGGAGACATTACTTAAGCAGGAGGAGGATCAGGATCAGGATGAAGGAGCATGGAACCTTGCAATGGCTGGCGGAACATGTTTAGGTTTGGTTGCACGAACTGTGGGAGATGACATTGTTCCACTGGTTATGCCTTTCATTCAAGAGAACATCACTAAACCGGATTGGCGGCAGAGGGAAGCAGCCACTTATGCATTTGGCTCTATCTTGGAAGGTCCTTCCCCGGAAAAGCTCACATCTATTGTTAATGTTGCTCTAAACTTCATGCTTAGTGCCTTGATGAAGGATCCAAACAACCATGTGAAGGACACCACTGCCTGGACCCTGGGGAGAATATTTGAATTCCTTCATGGTTCAACTATGGACACACCTATTATTACCCATGCAAACTGCCAACAGATAATCACGGTTCTGCTTCAGAGCATGAAGGATGCTCCCAATGTTGCTGAGAAAGCCTGTGGTGCTCTATATTTCCTTGCACAAGGTTATGAGGATATTGGCTCATCGTCCTCCCCATTAACACCCTTTTTTCAAGACATAGTCCAAGCTCTTCTGACCGTGACACACCGAGAAGATGCTGGAGAATCACGCCTCCGAACTGCTGCTTATGAGACATTGAATGAAGTTGTGAGGTGTTCAACAGATGAAACAGCCCCAATGGTTATGCAACTAGTTCCTATCATTATGGCAGAGCTCCACCAAACACTAGAGACACAAAAACTCTCTTCTGATGAGAGGGAAAAGCAGAATGAATTGCAAGGTCTTCTTTGTGGGTGCTTGCAGGTCATGATACAGAAGTTGGGAGGTTCTGAGCCAACAAAATATGTCTTCATGCAGTATGTGGACCAAATGATGGGTCTCTTTTTGAGGGTCTTTGCTTGTAGAAGCGCCACAGTGCATGAGGAGGCTATGCTTGCTATTGGAGCATTGGCTTATGCTACAGGCTCTGATTTTGTAAAATATATGCCAGATTTTTACAAGTACTTGGAAATGGGTCTTCAGAATTTTGAGGAGTACCAGGTCTGTGCCATCACAGTTGGTGTGGTTGGTGACATATGCAGGGCATTGGAGGATAAAATACTACCTTACTGTGATGGGATTATGACACAACTCCTCAAGGACTTGTCTAGCAACCAGTTGCACCGTTCTGTGAAACCCCCAATCTTCTCATGCTTTGGTGACATTGCCCTGGCAATAGGAGAGAATTTTGAGAAGTACTTGATGTACTCCATGCCCATGCTCCAGAGTGCAGCAGAATTATCTGTCCATGCGTCAGGTGCGGATGATGAAACAGCAGAGTACACCAATCTTTTAAGAAATGGGATTTTGGAGGCCTACTCAGGAATATTCCAAGGTTTTAAGAACTCTCCTAAGACCCAGCTACTGATGCCTTATGCCCCTCATATCCTTCAGTTCTTGGATAGCTTGTATATGGAGAAAGACAT gGATGATGTGGTGATGAAGACAGCGATTGGAGTCTTGGGTGATCTAGCAGACACATTGGGCAGTAATGCTGGTCCTTTGATTCAGCAATCTGTGTCAAGCAGAGACCTTTTAACTGAATGCTTGTCCTCAGATGACCATTTAATTAAGGAATCTGCCGAATGGGCCAAGTCGGCCATCAGTCGAGCCATTTCTGTTTGA